Proteins encoded by one window of Arachis ipaensis cultivar K30076 chromosome B04, Araip1.1, whole genome shotgun sequence:
- the LOC107639507 gene encoding uncharacterized protein LOC107639507 — protein sequence MNVIRQRLMHTLRRDGPTETLKRKALELEKKRKTRKPKCKEQFIVEVPENLSYLDTATMPMVVAAVGIVVLAKLLMMYDESRAQELLERKIKHAPAGQGSVRMLSREEWDKVRELRPRTPFESKLARPNARIRTGEPLRLEDLKDWTIDVFMDGVTRAEDCGKRGSL from the exons ATGAACGTGATTAGGCAGAGATTGATGCACACGCTTCGGCGCGATGGCCCAACAGAAACACTGAAGAGGAAGGCATTGGAattggagaagaagaggaagacgaggAAGCCCAAGTGCAAGGAACAGTTCATCGTCGAAGTCCCCGAAAACTTGTCGTACCTCGACACCGCCACCATGCCCATGGTTGTCGCCGCCGTCGGCATCGTAGTCCTTGCCAAGCTCCTCATGATG TATGATGAATCAAGGGCCCAGGAGTTGCTGGAGAGGAAGATAAAGCATGCTCCAGCTGGTCAGGGAAGTGTGAGAATGCTGAGCCGCGAGGAGTGGGACAAGGTTCGAGAACTCCGGCCTAGGACCCCGTTTGAGTCCAAGCTTGCCCGCCCTAATGCCAGAATCAGAACCGGAGAACCCTTGCGTCTT GAGGACTTGAAGGATTGGACCATTGATGTTTTCATGGATGGTGTTACCAGAGCTGAAGATTGTGGGAAACGCGGTTCTTTATAA
- the LOC107639508 gene encoding mitochondrial uncoupling protein 1: MVAGGNSKSDISFAGTFASSAFSACFAEVCTIPLDTAKVRLQLQKQAVAGDAVTLPKYKGMMGTVATIAREEGLSALWKGIVPGLHRQCLYGGLRIGLYEPVKNFYVGRDHVGDVPLLQKILAAFTTGAVAIAVANPTDLVKVRLQAEGKLPAGVPRRYTGSLNAYSTIVRQEGVGALWTGIGPNIARNAIINAAELASYDQVKQTILKIPGFTDNVVTHLLAGLGAGFFAVCIGSPVDVVKSRMMGDSSYKSTLDCFIKTLKNDGPAAFYKGFIPNFGRLGSWNVIMFLTLEQTKKFVKSLESA; encoded by the exons ATGGTGGCTGGTGGCAACTCCAAATCCGATATCTCCTTTGCTGGCACTTTCGCCAGCAGTGCTTTCTCAGCGTGTTTCGCTGAG GTGTGCACTATTCCCTTGGACACTGCCAAAGTTAGGCTTCAGCTTCAGAAACAAGCTGTAGCGGGTGATGCAGTGACCTTACCTAAATACAAGGGTATGATGGGAACAGTTGCAACCATTGCCAGGGAAGAAGGTCTTTCGGCACTTTGGAAGGGGATTGTGCCAGGGCTTCATCGTCAGTGTTTGTATGGAGGTTTAAGAATTGGGTTATATGAGCCT GTTAAGAATTTCTATGTTGGGCGTGATCATGTTGGAGATGTTCCTTTGTTGCAGAAAATCCTTGCTGCATTTACAACTG GTGCTGTGGCAATTGCAGTTGCAAATCCAACTGATCTTGTGAAAGTTAGACTACAAGCAGAAGGAAAATTGCCTGCTGGTGTGCCGAGGCGCTACACTGGCTCACTGAATGCTTATTCTACAATTGTGAGACAG GAAGGAGTTGGAGCTCTTTGGACTGGGATTGGCCCCAATATAGCAAGAAATGCTATCATCAACGCTGCTGAACTAGCCAGCTATGATCAAGTGAAACAG ACTATTTTGAAAATTCCGGGATTCACCGATAATGTTGTGACTCATCTTCTTGCTGGTCTAGGGGCTGGATTTTTCGCAGTCTGTATTGGCTCCCCTGTCGACGTG GTTAAGTCAAGAATGATGGGAGATTCTAGTTACAAAAGCACCCTTGATTGCTTCATCAAAACGTTAAAGAATGAT GGACCAGCAGCCTTTTACAAAGGGTTCATACCAAATTTTGGACGGCTAGGATCTTGGAATGTGATAATGTTTCTAACTCTAGAACAG ACTAAAAAATTCGTCAAAAGTTTAGAATCAGCCTAA